The Pirellulaceae bacterium region TCTGGTTTGGCAAGAAGGCCGGAGTGGCCGGTTCACCCGTCCAGGGCCAACAATTTTTGGCTTTGCTCCGCAGTATGTCGCAATGGACCAGCGAGCTATCTGGGGATGTCGTCAAGTATCAGAATCAGCTCAGCAATATCGATCAGCGAGTCCGGTCGGGCACCGCTCATCCAGAAGAAATGATGAACATGGTTTCGCAGATGATGGAAACCAACCGACAGCTTCAAGCACGCTTGGAAACGACCGAGCTGAAGCTGGATACGCAAACCGATCAATTGGCCAGCTACCTGAAGGAAGCTCGTACCGATGGCTTGACCGGCTTGATGAATCGTAAAGCGTTTGACAAAACTACCGATGAATTGTTCGTGCAGTGGCAAAAGCATTCTAAGCCATTTTGCCTGGGACTGGTCGACATCGATCACTTCAAGAAAATCAATGACACTTATGGACATCCGGCTGGTGACCAAGTTTTGAAACAGGTTGCTGTGCTCATGCAGTCCGAGCTGACCGATTTGGTTTGCATTGCACGCTACGGTGGCGAGGAGTTTGGGTTCTTAACATTGACGCCACTGGCAGAAGCAGCCGCGCAGCTTGAGCGCTTTCGTCGCTCACTGGCCAAGATTCAAGTTGAATTCGAACAGCACGCAATCACCATGACGCTCAGCGGTGGCGTGGCTCAAATCGTTCCCAACGAACGGATCGGCCTGCTAGTCAGGCGGGCTGACGAAGCACTCTATGCGGCCAAAACCGGAGGCCGAAATCGAGTCTACATCCACAACGGCCAGTCGTGCCAGCTCATCTCCCAGGTTCCCAGCGGACAGCACACCACCCCAGCAGTTCCTCCAGCCTCACATACGGACCCGCATCCAGCGGACCCCCCCAGTCTACATATACAACAACGATTGAAAAGAATTGTCGAAGAAGAATCTCAACGGGTTGGCGGGCGGTGACCGAAGGTGTCCATGGGTAAGCGATGATCTTGAAGGAAGCTGCCTTCGGCACAGTTGCGCCGGGCATGAACTTCAATTTACGGGAGCTAAATCCATGAACCGACAATTGCTGGCCAAGGCTATGCGAGATTCAGACAGGTGGGCAATCACTCTGGACTATGTTGATTGCCATGGTCGAAAAACTCAACGAGTCATCAGTCCCATTCGATTTCTAGGGCGCGATCGAGTGCTCGCACTGTGCCTGAGCCGTTGCGAACCTCGGCAGTTTCAACTTGACCGTTGCACCAACATGCAAATCCAGCCGGCCAGCAATTTCCTAATGCCGGTGACCATGCCCGCGTAAGCTGCTGCTGAAGCGTGCCGTGTGGTGAGTGCGCTGTCAGTTGTCGTGCCAGCGGAACAGCCACACATCGCAGTGTTCTGCTGCCAACGCATGAAACGCTTGCGACCCGGCAGCATCGATCCCACCGATTTCGGTAACCAACTGGTACGACATTCATCGCCCCGGATACCACTGAAGCTCTGTATAAAACATGGCATCCACGGCAATATTGGCCGTCTGCATTGCCTGGATATGCTCTTGTACTGGTCGCCAACGCGCTATGCGTGGCAACGCCCAAAGCCAAATGACCAACACGATAGTCACTGCCAAACACAGCCGGCCAGTCCGCTTCCAACTGTATCGACATGACTGGCTGGTCTGGGGGCTTTCGTTCATTTCGAAATGCGATCGCATTACGGTTTACTGTTTGAAGACGACGCCAAACATCCAGTAGGCCATGATCAAAGTCAACAACAGATTCAAGCACTGGCCGCATACGTAAAGCACAACCGGCTTGCCGTTACGCAGGTAAGGAGCCAATTGCCGAAAATCGGTTGATAAGCCTATAGCCACGAAGGCAACGCAGAATATCCAGCCCCGCAGCAGGCTGGTGGACTTGCCCGTCGCCACCTGGATCCAGCTTTCACCAAATAGCGAATGCCAGAATATCAAAGAACATCCAATCGAGGCGATCAAGAACCCCAAGACAAATTTGGGAAATCGTCTCCATAGTTCCATCCAGCCAATCGCATTGGTAGCAGCAGCCAGACTGGACACTTGAACCTGGCGGTCGCCTACACTGCGGGTTGAAGTATGATTCTCAGTTGACTCTCGAATCTGCTGCGGTTCCACCCAACGCGCCCAGTAGACGGCAATCGCCAGTGCGATGACTCCGATCATAATATTCTGAATCATTTTGACCGTCACCGCTGTTTCGCTGCCACGAATCCCGAGAACTTCCCCGGCAGCTACGACGGCCCCAGTCGAATCCAGCGTTCCACCGATCCATGCGCCACCTACCACAGGATCAAGCCCCAGCCAGCCGACTGCCAAGGGCATTACAATCATCATCACAGCGGTAAAACACAGTGACAATCCAATCGCCAACGACAACTCCTCTTGTTTGGCTTTACAAGCTGCTGCTGTGGCAATCGCTGCTGATACGCCGCAAACGCTCATATCAGCAGAGATCACCAGATTCAGTGACCGACTTTCTAATTTCAGTACCCGCTGGCCAAAGATGTAGGTGGCTGTCAACACAACTGGCGTAACTACCCAAGCGACCAACACGCCTGGCGCGCCCAATGCCAATAACCGCGATACCAGGACTTCCGCACCCAACAAGACCAGCCCAATTTTAATGAACAACTCACCATGCAAGGCAGGCCTAAACCACCCCGGTGTCCCCAGCGTATTACAGATCAGCATTCCGATTAACAGCCCCCACAGTGGATACTCGAAGTTATAGTACTTGACCACGCTTTGGGCGGCCAACAGGTACGCTGCGACAGCCAGTGCAAACAGCCCCGGAAAGCCGCACAAGAATTGCGTTATGCTCAGCCCCCTCAGCCACATCGCCGCACAGCCAATGGCCGTTAGAATGGCAAACGTCCCCAGCAGAGGCTGCCACTGAATGATTCCCTCTGGCTTCCCGTCCTTGCCTCGCTTGCGAAAAGATTCCGTCGGCCAGTCGGTCCAAGACTCCAGCTTTGCCAACCAGTCGCTAGTGGCGGAACTCCAATGAATTCCTAGACTTTCCAAGGTCGAACGATTTCGCTGTTTGGCGAGTGCCCTGCGATCTGCCTCCGACAGCTTTGATTCTTCCTCGAACGTCAGCTTGGTTTGTTCGAAACGCAATTGATCTGATCTCTGTTTGGCCGCCTGCCAATCGACGTCTAGCGGGCGTGCTGCATAAGTTAGGATCAGCAGAATTGCCAGGGTCAATAATCCGGTGGTTGTTGCCGCCCAGTCTTCGGTCCAACGCATTTTCAACGCTCCAGATGCTGAGGCTTCCGATTCCGAAGACTGTGCATTGATCACAGCTCGCCTGTTGGATGTTCAGGTATAGAAATTCTGCTGGGCGATGATTCACAGGGTTCGGACCGCTACCCAGCGACACGCGGTTCCGTAAGATATTCGATAATTGGCCAACGCGAAAGTTGTCCAAAGATACATCTTCTAGTAGGAACCTCACCATGCGCTGGCAAGGGCGTGAAGGCAGCAAAAACGTTGAAGATCGCCGAGGACTGCGTGGTCCCGTGATGGGAGGCGGTCTGTTGATCGTAATTATTGGTGCTATATTCGCGCTCCTTAGCGGTGCCAATCCGCTGCAAGTCATGCAGCAAGTAGGCGTGCAGCTGCAACAACAAAATGCCGGCCAGCTAGCCGATGATGCAGACCCGCATGGCCAGCGTCCCGACGATACCCTGGCGGAATTCTCCAGCGTTGTCTTCAAAGATCTGGAGGATGTCTGGAATAGTCTGTTTCCTGAGCACTTTAATCGCCCCTACCAAATGCCGGGACTCGTGCTGTATGACGGAAACGTAGAAACTCGCGGTTGTGGTGTAGCTGGTTCGGCCGTTGGACCGTTTTATTGCGGCGGCGACAGCAAGGTATATATCGACTTATCGTTTTTTAACGAATTGCAGACTCGCTTTAAGGCTCCCGGAGAGTTTGCCTGTGCCTATGTGATCGCACATGAGGTGGGCCACCATGTACAGAACCAAATTGGCTGGCTGGAAAAGGTCCAACGCGAGCAGCAGACACTATCCAAAGTGGAAAGCAATCGGTTGTTGGTGCGGCTGGAGCTGCAAGCCGACTTCTTAGCCGGAGTATGGGCACACCACGCCCAGCGGATGAAAGGCATCCTGGAATCCGGCGATGTGGAAAGCGGCTTACGAGCTGCGGCAGCCGTGGGCGACGATACGATCATGCGCAATGCCGGCCAGCGCGTAGTACTCGACGCATTCACACATGGCTCTTCTGAGCAACGCATGAAATGGTTTAGCCTGGGCCTGCGAACGGGCGACCTGAACCACCTGATGGATATGTTCGAATTGCCCTACGACGAGCTATAGTCACGCGTCTCATACACTTACCGCTAAAGGGTTTTCCCACGATGCACTATTCGTTCCCCGGTCAAACGGCTCTAGTAACCGGTTCATCCAAAGGCATTGGCCGCGCCGTAGCAATAGAATTGGCTCGCGGCGGTGCCAACGTGACCGTCAATTACAGTTCAAGCCGGCAAGCTGGCGAAGAGGTTGTTCGTGAGATCGAAAAAGTGGGTGGTCGAGCTTTGTTGGTGGGTTGCGATGTTTCTGATCAGCAAGCGGTAGAAGCCATGGTCCAACAGACTGTCGAACATTTTGGCAGCTTGGATTTGTTTGTTTCGAATGCGGTCTACAGCGATCGGCAATTGATGGTCGAGGCTGACATGCAGGGCTTTCGCAAAACTATCGATGTCTCGATGTGGGGTGCCTTTTTTGGCGTTCGCGCGGCAGCCCAGCAAATGATTCGTCAAGGTCGTCCCGGTGCAATTACCGTGGTCAGCTCGCCGCATTCCTTGATCCCCTTTCCCACGGCCATGGCCTACAACATGGCCAAGGCAGCCATCGACCACATGGCACGCACCGCCGCTATTGAACTGATTAAATACGGAATTCGTGTCAATATTTTTCACCCAGGTTGGATCGATACGCCGGGCGAGCGAAAGTTTTTCACAGAAGATCAGTTAGCTGCCGGAGCACAGGAACTTCCCATGCAGCGTCTGGGCACCTCCGAAGAAATGGCGCATGGCATCTGCTTTACGCTTAGCCAAGAGGCGGCGTATATGACCGGGACAACGCTGACGATGGACGGCGGCGTACAATTGCCATGGTGGTCTAAACGAACCGAAGGCGGACAATAGTCTAGGCCTAAGAATCCTGGCGAGGCCGATCCTTGCCAACCATCAATCGGTCTGCCAGCCAGAAGAACACCGCGTTTGGCAACAACCGCACCAGCTTCAACAGGTAGACCATGCGCGTTGGAAAGGCAATTTCGTATCGTCTCCGCTCCAGCCCGCGAACAATACGCCGCGCAGCCTCCTCAGGCTTCATCAAGAAAGGCATGGGAAATTTGTTCTTGGACGTCATCGGCGTCTCGACAAAGCCCGGATTGATAACCGATACAGTGATGCCAAGCCGCTTGAGATTAGGGTATATACACTCCGCCAAATTGATCAGGGCTGCCTTGGTAGGCGCGTAGGGAGCACCGTTAGGCAATCCTCGGTACCCGGCCACCGAAGCAATCATGGCAATATGTCCCCTGCCCTGCTGGACCATCGCAGGCAAAACGGCAGCAATGGCGTATACCGTTCCTAAATAATTGACCTCCATCGACTGGCGGTACATAGGCACATCAAACTTTGGCAATCGGGACATTAACCCCACTGCGGATGATATGACAACTAAGTCAAGCGCGCCCCCCTCGGCAATGCGACTGGCCGATTCGGCAACCGCCACTTCGTCAGTTATATCCAGAGGCTCGACTCGAATGTTTTTGGCAAGCGCGGCGACCTCGTTCAGCTTCTCATGGTTTCGCGCCGAGATCCAAACCTCGGCCGCTTGGGGTGCAATCGCCAGTGCCAATTCACGGCCAATGCCGGTACTGGCACCAAGAATCCAAACCTTGTTCCATCGCTGTTTGTAGCTGGCAGTCATCTTGCTCAACGATCCGTATAACTCAAATTCTGGGGTGACAGTCCCGAAGATCCGGTTGCGCGACACTACAGGCTGAAGCGGCCAGGATTATACACGGTTCGGCTCCGTTGCGATGCCAGCGTTATCCCGACACTTCGATAATCAGCCGTCCACCAGCCACTTGTAGGGCATTTCCGCTTGTGCAGGCAGTTATCCAGAAGTATGCACAATTGATGCGCCCCAATCGACCGCGCAATACCGGCAGATTCAAGATTGAATTCTTCGGCTTGCTGCCAGCCACGCAGCGCACACGAATTCCACTGTAGGCGAAGACCAATTCCGTCAAGGGAGGTATGTCCATTGCATGACAAATACTATTCTGCCCCGGTGGTCTGGCTAACAGAATCCGCTAGCATCACTTGGCCATCAGCCATTGATCGCACAATTGACGCTCACCGCCTGATCCGCTATAAATACGGGCATGCACCCATAGCTCAATTGGATAGAGCATCGGTCTACGGAACCGAAGGTTACATGTTCGAATCATGTTGGGTGTACTGCTGGAAGACCAATAAAAACTTAGTCGAAACGCATGTTGCGTTACCGGCCTCTTGGCCGTGCGACCATGGGGAAATTGGTCCGTCTACTGAAAAACCCCCAGCACCACCTCAGGGTTGGGGGGGGGGTAGCCGGACGTCACTCCTGGGAGCACTGTCATGGCTAGGCCAAGATCACCTTTACCTTCGTTGCGTTTTCATATCTCTGGGCAGTCGGTCGTGAGAATCGGCGGGCAAGACTTCTATTTAGGGAAACACGGTTCTCCCGAATCCCTAGCCAGGTATGCGGTCCTGATAGCCGAGTACCAACGTGGAGAATTATCACTACCCACTGGCTTTGGGATACGTGAAATTGACAGACTCGCAGGACCATTGATTAGCCCCAGTGGTCTCGCTCACCATTCGGAGGGAAGTCCAGTACTGGTCAAGCACGTCGCTTATGGCTTTTGCCAGGAAGCTGAAAAACGCGGTGGCGATAATGCGACGCTAGCTATGTTTCGAAATATTGCAGATGAACTCGTTGAACAATTTGGTGAAATGCCTGCCGGTGAGTTTGGTCCCAGATCTCTCAAAACTTTACGGGACCGCTGGGAAACGTCGGGGCGGTTCTGTCGACGTTATGTCAATAGCAGAACGAACACGGTAATCCGCTTTTTCCGCAGTGCAGTAGCAAATGAGTTATGCGACGAGTCGGTACATCGGCGGCTGCGTACTCTCGACCCCCTTAGAAAGGGCCATTCAGTTTCGCGAGACAATCCAGAAAGGCAGGCGGCCGATCTGGATATTATACGCGAGACTGTTAAGCACCTTACTCCCACGCTTAGGGATATGGTAGCAGTGCAGGTGGCAACCGGTATGCGGCCGAGCGAACTGCTATCTATGCGGCCTTGCGATATTGAAAGATCCTCCGAAGTATGGCTGTATCGACCCGCCAGCCACAAGAATATTAACAAAGGCAAGACTCGAACAATTGCACTTGTCGACCACGTGCGGGCAATAGTTGAAAATTACCTGAATCGCGCTAGCGACGCGTTCTTATTCTCCCCTGCAGAGTCAGAACGTGAGCGTAGGTCGATGATGCGGCAGAAACGAAAGTCGAAGGTTCAGCCTTCGCAGCTTAGCCGCTGTAAACCATCTAGAAGCCGACCACCTCGATTGCGGTATACTTCCGACTCGTATAGGCGTGCGATCAAATATGCCTGCAAGAAAGCGAATTTGCAGCCGTGGACTCCGTATGAAATTAGACATCTTACAGCTGTTGTGGTGCGAGATGCCCTCGGTCTGGAATCATCGCAAGTAATTCTCGGGCATTCCGATATCCGTACCACGCAACGGTACGCGAAGCAAACCAATGACAAGCTAATCGAAGCAGCGATGGCAGCTCCTCGACTGGAACGAAGACAAGTGAAGGGTGGTGAGTGATGCGTGATGTGGTGAGAGAAGTGGACATTCCTGGTCTGGAATCCTTCATAAAAGGAATGTTAGATGATCGGGCTGGTATGGAAACACAATTCTCGTGGTCCTTGGGCTATAGGCCGCCCAATTATGACGAATACCGGAGAATTATGAGGGTCGCAAAAGAGCTATCAGAGGCTGATGTCCCATTACGCCAATTCGGCCAGTCTTGCCCCCCGCATCCAAATGAAAGCGAATCAGAGCGTATTGAGTTCGATGTTGATAAAAAAATGGTACCTTTTTTTAATCTCGTCTGGCCGTATATTGAGTGGTCACTAGGGAATTCGCCGGCGACCCACCTCCCCCCTGACAGGAGCATACTAAACGAAATTCTCGACGAAGCTTAGACAGTTGCAAGCAAGCTCAACGAGCTGTATGGTAATAAAATGGACGACCCTCCGCGGTTGCAGACGATTACAAAGCCAATGATAATCAAACGCTTAAAGGGTAAGATTTCTGCAAAGGTAATTAATAACTGGGGTAAATCACGAGGATTCCCTGAACCAATCCCCATGTTTGGGAAAACTCGTGTTTACGTTCTCTCTGAAGTTCGCCAGTGGCTTAATAGAAATTATCCTGAATTGAGAGTTTCCTTCAATCTATGGAGGGATGACAACTGACCGCCGTGTCGCCATTTTGGACGCCTTTACCCCGACAACGGTAAGTCACATCTTCCTGTAGTTCGAATCCGCACGTGTAAATACGAGCAGCGACAACTTAGATGCTAGTTACTACCCCTTTCAATGTGTTAGGTCTGTTGAGCGAGTAGGCGAGCGTAACTGACATGGGGTCTAGCGTCTTGGCGTTTGGGTTAGTGTTTCTTTTGTCCCCGTCGATGCTTCTGATACCGGCGCAACTGCGTTTTGCTCGCATAATCGAGTAGCTTGTGGACCAACTAACCTTCATCAAGCTTCATAGTACGCAAGTGCCATTTGAATTCTGGTGCCGCGATCTCCAAGCCCGCCCATGTCGTGACCACTTCGTTGGCCATTGCAGCCTGGACTATCGTGACCACCACCGGGGACATCCCGCACCGGTGCTTGGTCTGCAAACCGTGACAACACGCTATCGAACGACATGGCTAGTTCCTCCTTGGTACGCAGTGCTTCCGCAGTCACTCTACACGCTGCCATTGAATTCTGTTCTCTTCAATCCAAATCACCGAGCATTCATCCCAACCTGCAACACTCAGGGCATTTTGGCAGTGCTGCGGCAATCACTCCAACCCCAGTTCTCGCTAGTAAAAGCTAGAAAGGGGTGGTCATATTCGAGTTAAATTAATTCAATGCAAAAATCGTCCTGACATTGCAGCATCATGCATCATCACGGCGACCAGCTCGCTCTAAAGCTGTCGCCATGTGCCAGCGATCGAAATATGGCCACAAAAATTTGCAAAGGGTACCTGAAGTGTGGTACCACATAGGAATAGGGCAGCACTGGTAGTCGACTAGCTGCACGCCACCTAGAGGCAATGCAAATCATAAGGAAATAGTCGCAGTGGCCACCTACATCTCACAAAGCGTCTGGCGAGAAGTCGCGTACAAACTTGGAATCCACAATTTGTCAGAGTCAGGGCAAATGGCAGACTGCCCATTCTGTCGGCGAGGCTCGATGACTTTCTTCGCCGATCCGGCATATGGGCGTTGGCATTGCTGTGCGGTTTGTTCAGCCAATGGTGGTTTAGCAGATCTGGTCAAACGGATATCGGGAAAATTTAATTCTGACGCGCAGAGATGGCTCGAAGTCAATGTCCCTGCTGCTTTGGTCGATAATCTGGGAGATTTTTGCCCATTGGCTGAAACCACGAAACGCCTTCAACTGCTGAATGAAATCTGGAATCAGTGCCAATCCCGAGAAACCGGCAAGCGACGTGAGAAATACTCTGAATTCCAAATCAGTGAGGAATTTCATTTAGAGCAATTATGCCTTCCGACTCCTAGGCTAACCGA contains the following coding sequences:
- a CDS encoding GGDEF domain-containing protein; its protein translation is MPTNTTVFLLGLAAGSLLLVLGLGLGFWFGKKAGVAGSPVQGQQFLALLRSMSQWTSELSGDVVKYQNQLSNIDQRVRSGTAHPEEMMNMVSQMMETNRQLQARLETTELKLDTQTDQLASYLKEARTDGLTGLMNRKAFDKTTDELFVQWQKHSKPFCLGLVDIDHFKKINDTYGHPAGDQVLKQVAVLMQSELTDLVCIARYGGEEFGFLTLTPLAEAAAQLERFRRSLAKIQVEFEQHAITMTLSGGVAQIVPNERIGLLVRRADEALYAAKTGGRNRVYIHNGQSCQLISQVPSGQHTTPAVPPASHTDPHPADPPSLHIQQRLKRIVEEESQRVGGR
- a CDS encoding putative sulfate exporter family transporter, whose amino-acid sequence is MRWTEDWAATTTGLLTLAILLILTYAARPLDVDWQAAKQRSDQLRFEQTKLTFEEESKLSEADRRALAKQRNRSTLESLGIHWSSATSDWLAKLESWTDWPTESFRKRGKDGKPEGIIQWQPLLGTFAILTAIGCAAMWLRGLSITQFLCGFPGLFALAVAAYLLAAQSVVKYYNFEYPLWGLLIGMLICNTLGTPGWFRPALHGELFIKIGLVLLGAEVLVSRLLALGAPGVLVAWVVTPVVLTATYIFGQRVLKLESRSLNLVISADMSVCGVSAAIATAAACKAKQEELSLAIGLSLCFTAVMMIVMPLAVGWLGLDPVVGGAWIGGTLDSTGAVVAAGEVLGIRGSETAVTVKMIQNIMIGVIALAIAVYWARWVEPQQIRESTENHTSTRSVGDRQVQVSSLAAATNAIGWMELWRRFPKFVLGFLIASIGCSLIFWHSLFGESWIQVATGKSTSLLRGWIFCVAFVAIGLSTDFRQLAPYLRNGKPVVLYVCGQCLNLLLTLIMAYWMFGVVFKQ
- a CDS encoding zinc metallopeptidase, translated to MRWQGREGSKNVEDRRGLRGPVMGGGLLIVIIGAIFALLSGANPLQVMQQVGVQLQQQNAGQLADDADPHGQRPDDTLAEFSSVVFKDLEDVWNSLFPEHFNRPYQMPGLVLYDGNVETRGCGVAGSAVGPFYCGGDSKVYIDLSFFNELQTRFKAPGEFACAYVIAHEVGHHVQNQIGWLEKVQREQQTLSKVESNRLLVRLELQADFLAGVWAHHAQRMKGILESGDVESGLRAAAAVGDDTIMRNAGQRVVLDAFTHGSSEQRMKWFSLGLRTGDLNHLMDMFELPYDEL
- a CDS encoding SDR family oxidoreductase; the protein is MHYSFPGQTALVTGSSKGIGRAVAIELARGGANVTVNYSSSRQAGEEVVREIEKVGGRALLVGCDVSDQQAVEAMVQQTVEHFGSLDLFVSNAVYSDRQLMVEADMQGFRKTIDVSMWGAFFGVRAAAQQMIRQGRPGAITVVSSPHSLIPFPTAMAYNMAKAAIDHMARTAAIELIKYGIRVNIFHPGWIDTPGERKFFTEDQLAAGAQELPMQRLGTSEEMAHGICFTLSQEAAYMTGTTLTMDGGVQLPWWSKRTEGGQ
- a CDS encoding SDR family NAD(P)-dependent oxidoreductase, whose translation is MTASYKQRWNKVWILGASTGIGRELALAIAPQAAEVWISARNHEKLNEVAALAKNIRVEPLDITDEVAVAESASRIAEGGALDLVVISSAVGLMSRLPKFDVPMYRQSMEVNYLGTVYAIAAVLPAMVQQGRGHIAMIASVAGYRGLPNGAPYAPTKAALINLAECIYPNLKRLGITVSVINPGFVETPMTSKNKFPMPFLMKPEEAARRIVRGLERRRYEIAFPTRMVYLLKLVRLLPNAVFFWLADRLMVGKDRPRQDS
- a CDS encoding tyrosine-type recombinase/integrase; protein product: MFRNIADELVEQFGEMPAGEFGPRSLKTLRDRWETSGRFCRRYVNSRTNTVIRFFRSAVANELCDESVHRRLRTLDPLRKGHSVSRDNPERQAADLDIIRETVKHLTPTLRDMVAVQVATGMRPSELLSMRPCDIERSSEVWLYRPASHKNINKGKTRTIALVDHVRAIVENYLNRASDAFLFSPAESERERRSMMRQKRKSKVQPSQLSRCKPSRSRPPRLRYTSDSYRRAIKYACKKANLQPWTPYEIRHLTAVVVRDALGLESSQVILGHSDIRTTQRYAKQTNDKLIEAAMAAPRLERRQVKGGE